CCTTCCCTGGcatgtcacaaaaaaaaaaaaaaagccagagaagCATCAAGGCACAATGGTGAATGCCCTTTTGAGAATGTGCCTTAAAAGAATCAGTGCAAAGAGCTGAGATTACTGCTATTACAAAAGTCACCTTTTCGATACTAAAAGACCGTGGTAAAAAAACCATCTGTGCACGACGTCCCTGGCTGTGACATGGGCCAGGGCCTGGCTGGCTCTGCTACAGCATTGTGAGGGGACAGTGTAAAACCTTCAAGTTCTGAACAGTGAAATGAGCTTTGCACCTCCCTCCAGATTTGTGCAAGGGAAAACAGCATTCCTGGGTGGTCAAGGCATGTCTTCTTCAAGAGGCAGGGGAGAAAAACAGCCATGATGTAGCCGGGGTTTTCAGTACCATCCAGTTCCTCTCCCTACACCACCTGCTTGGTTTCTATTTCTGCTGTTGTTCCAAGAGATTCCAGAAAAGgattttgtgttgcttttttctccccctcagCAGATATTGATTGCAGTCTCACTGAGATCTCCAGAGGGGATTTCAAAAGGAGGCCACTACCTTCCCTCTGCCAATTTATCAGCTCTGCATTACACAGATATAAGGCTCCCAGCACGGTCTGTTAAATGCAGCAGCCTACAGGAATActcaagagaaaacagaatttccaATTTACTGTCTACCATTAACTTCTGGGAAGACTGGAGCCATGGAACACAATGTGAGAACTCAAATTTAACACTTGGCTGGACACTGGCTGAATACCAGGTCTGAGGAGGAGAAACAACATGGAATGAAGTGACATGCAGAATACCTGAGGAATTCGGAGCTGTGGAATGGACATTCAATTCACCATCAATAGCCATGATGAAAACAGGcaggggggagggaggaaaagcccTAAAACAGAAATTGGGCATGAAAACAATGCAGATTTCAGAACAGACTAagacagggaaggatttttttccagatcaaGCCACCCTCAGGCCTGCAATTGTAGGAACAAAGGAACTGCAATCTCTTTCCCTAGGAAACCTTTGGAACCACCCCAGTGCTCGCTGGCAAGGCACCAATTGTTGCACTACAGTCAGTGGTGGCTGGGAGAGCCATTCATGTGCTTTTCACTGCTGGGAACATCCGTGCTGTAGAGGCCATCCAGGTAGGCCTGGGAAATCTCCGCTACCAGGCTCCTGTCTGGGACCGACTGTGCCATTCCATAGATGGCTCCCTaagcagagaagagcaggctGTTACACAGGAGAAACACCCTCAGCCCCAAACCCCCCCTCACTGTGTGCTGGGCTCCTCACCATGCCGGTGGTCTTGGCGTTGAGGTCCTTCATGATGTCCTGGATGCTGTCCCTGACATCCTTCAGGAACTGCTCAGCAACGCCGGGCTTCGTGTGCAGCTGCGTGATGCAGAGATGGatgctgggcaggcagggcagagggcagggattAACCAcctccagcacacacagctccacgTTTTCTGAGCACCCAACAGCAGCTGAGCCCTTCTGTGGCCAGTGATAACTGTCTATCTCCTTAAAACAGACACTCACTAAGGGTAATCCCTGCTAAATGCTTGCTAGAACCAgctccttcttccctccttcctgaCTTCACAATTAGGTTAAAGTTTCTCACCTCATTCCAGGTACCTCTGGTGAGAAAAATGTAGCTGCCCACAAGCATGGTGACCCCTGCCAtcatttcccttccttcctctgcagcttctAAGCCATCACCAAAAGCAAACACCCACTCCTGAGCTATCACCTCAAGCTCTCTGGACTTGGCTTTACATGGCcagttaaaatttttttcagtacagcTGCATCTGGGAGCACTGCCCCCCTTTGCCCACAAAAGCCCAACTTCCCACTTAAGGAAAGTCTGTGACAAAGATTAATTTTACATTGACAATCATCAGCCCTTCActgctgttttaatttccttcatcTTCAGTGGGCAGGaagaagacaataaaaataaataaattaatctacAAACCCTCAGTTAACTAAACATGAGATAGAGCCTTGGTTATTTATATTCCTCTGATTGTATTATATAGAGGTAAATAGAAAGGGAGCCTCAGATATGTCCTCTGCCAGGCTCATTAAAATTACTATTACTTTATCCTCACTGCTGTATAATGGCAATTACAAAAGTgattcctgctctgcagaggaaaattCCACATACAAATTATCAGCTATGGACAAGAGTACTCAGCAAATCACGGGAGCTACATGGCCTGAAGTTGACCGTCTTGCATACCCTGGCTAAATCCATCACTCTCTGGTCTCCACACACTCACCTTGGTGGGAACTGTAGGACATTCAAGTTCCATCCTTTTGCAGCTAAAAAATTAGATAATCGATAGATGTCAAAAGTATCCGAGCCAATGGAGAGGACAGACACCTCTGGCTTCCCAAAAATGAAGATGCTGTCGATTTTTCTCAACCTTgaaaagaaggaggagaaaagaaatgacTGATCAAGGTTACAGGGTTCAGATATTCTGTCCACCCAGCTGGAGCCTTAAAGGATAAGCTGCAGAAGGGAACAGGTGGTAGCACATTCCCACCCAAAAATCATGCACCCAGCCTGGGCCTTTGGGACTTCCCAGAGGATCTGGGTCATTACATACCCTAAAGTCAAGTAAACtcaggaagaaatggaaaagagagaagacagaaaagcagagaaaatcagCTCTTAGATAGCCAGCTAAGAATCCCAACAAGGAAGAGTATAACCCTTCATTTGTCCTCCCTCCAGATTCCCCCTCAGCCACGGCTGAGGCAGAAGGAATTCTCAAAGCCAAGGTGCCTGCACCCCTCCCATCTGTGTTCCTCAGCTATCTGGGCACAAACAAATGTTCTCCTAGAATTGCCCGGTAGGTCCACCCAAGAAAGTAccaggggaaaacaaaagcagtttggGAGGAGGGGTCCAGCCCAGGGCTGAAGAGCAGGATCCAAACTCTGAGGCACCCACGTACTCAGACTCGAGGAAACGGGCTGTTGTAATGATCCTCTTGGTAGCCTCCACGTAGCCCGACTCTCCGATGTGCAGCAGGGTTGCCCAACATGCAGCTATGATCCCACCAGGCCTGGAGCCTGCCACGGAGGGGGAGGCATAAATTCCCCCTTGCCAGTCAGGGGCTATGAAGAACTGGTACTTCCTGTACTCCTTGTCACTGTAGAGCACCACCGAGGAGCCCTTGGGAGCGTAGCCATACTGCAAGGGGCACACAAAGGGTTAGAAAGCAGCAAGAGGACACAGGAATGTATCCAAGTCCTCACCAAGATCCCATTTGTGGatctgctggagagcagaacacctgggacaggctggatccatgggcaGAGGCTGAGCAAGGCaaagtgccaggtcctgccctggggtcacagcaaagccctgcagctccaggctgggggaaagctggagagggccttggggtgctggtggcagtggctgTACATGAGCCACCGTGTGCCCACGTGACAATGGcacctggcctggatcaggaatagtgtgaccagcaggagcaggacagtgtTGGGGGCCCTCgagtgctgcatccagttcTGGACCCTCACAGCCCTGGAGAGCCCTGGATGGGTTGGAAcatgtccagggcagggaacggagctgggaagggtctggagccccaggagcagctgagggagctgggaaaggggctcagcctggagcaaaggaggctcaggggaaccttctggctctgcacaactccctgacaggaggggacagccagggggagGTCAGGTTCTgctcagagaaaacaaatgacaggacaagaggacacagaTTTAAGTTGTACCAGGGGAGGTTATGGTTGGAAATCAGGAGAAATTTCTttgtggaagaggaaaatggggCTGTCAGGGTtgaaggggctgcccaggaaggtggtggaggAGTCTCcatgcctggaggtgttcaCAGAATGACTGGTGTGGCACTCAGTGTTCTGGTCTGATTGATCAGGTGAGGTCACGGGTTGGACTCaaccttggaggtcttttccaacctgaggAGTTCTGTACTTTAGCACATTGCACAAAGCACGTGAATAGAGCAGCCCCTGCACCTCAGTGCTCCTCCacacagtaaggaaaaaaatgcctgaaGGCAAGGATGACAAGAGGAATCACACACCAAAAATGTAAGCACTGGAAGACCCTTTTGCCCTTTCCTTACCTTGTGGGTGTCAGCAGAAATGCTGGTCACACCTTTCACACGGAAGTCAAAGGGACGCTTTAGGGGGAACCCTGCCTTGTCCATGAAAGCTATAAGGAATCCACCCAGGCAGGCATCCACATGGAAGGGGATTTTGTACTTCACTGCAAGCTGTGTGTGAACACAAGATCAGAGAACAAAATGATGTGGCTGGGGCACCCAAACTCCAGTCACCAAAACGAATTTGGCATTTTACAGTTAGATGTTCACTGAACCCTTGGGGAGCATCACACCACTCTCAAGGCAATGTGGAAGGGCTGGCCGATTGTGGGATGCCTTTTCCTGCACACAGGAAAAACCACGTGGCATTTTTGGTAGTTTGGTGTGTTTGCCAAAGGACTGTGACAACATTGTCTGAAAGGAGTATCCTCAATAAAGTAAAAAGGTGTGAGCCAAATGAACAGAAGGTCAGAGGCCCTGCCTGGtcacatacaaaataaataactggagcacagacaggaaagaaatcaaGAGGTGTGTTCAGAAAATAAGATCCCAGCCCTTTCACTCCTACTCCCTCCAAGCGTTCCTCAGACTTCCACATCAATTTTGCTACAACCAGCAGGCCCTAAATCAAAGCCTTTTCACCAGGTGAGCCATTTAGGTGTTCACTCCTTTCAGGTAGCAAAGAAAAAGTACTTCTGGTTTGTCTCACAGTCACACATTCCCCCTCAACCCCAAGCTGCATCCTATATACCCTGCTGTTGGTCAACAGCTCATTTGAGGACAATAATAACCTTCCAGCCAGTGAGATCCCTCCACCAAATTCACTGCTCAGCATCCTGGAACCCCTCTACTCTTCTTGTGCTGGTTTTACTGCTAAACACACGAGTTCCTGCAGGGAGGGGTATCCTACCTACCTCTGCCACCTCTTCAATGGGGTCCATAATTCCATGTGGGAACTGGGGAGCAGAACAGACCAGCATGGCTGTGTTCCTCGAGATAGCTCTCCTCATTGCCTGAAGATTTAAAGAGAGAAGATGCTCACATTCCATTTACCAAGTGCCATCCTGCCAAGAAAGATAAAGAGTAAGAATATGCAGAGTCTGGTCTTAAAAAACAATGCATAAAAGTGTACAGAGAGGAAAGCAACGAGCAACAACCTCTCATCATCCACTTGGAAATACCACAATATTTTCATTCACCCTCCTCTGAAATCTGGGGCTATTtatgaaatacataaattacCTGAGTCTGAATGAATCCCATGGGACAAAGGGATAACATCCAGTTATTTCAAATACAACTTCATCTGCAATGACAGCCACTTACTTGTGCTGTTTTTCATTGTTCACAGAAACTATTCCTCCCTCTTTAT
The sequence above is a segment of the Parus major isolate Abel chromosome 6, Parus_major1.1, whole genome shotgun sequence genome. Coding sequences within it:
- the SGPL1 gene encoding sphingosine-1-phosphate lyase 1, which gives rise to MDAIIPYKEILQMYWEKVTAFVNARCDGLEPWQLIGLTFSSTLASVWLHGFLCQPESLTSRTKKQFFKLLRKMPFVGAIIQKKIDEALNDVTSSLSFLKDEKDYIKALPEQGMSQPEVLQKMKEYSSKGDVRWQDGKVSGTVYSGEEKLTQLLVKVYEEFAWSNPLHPDIFPGLRKMEAEVVRIACTLFHGGPNSCGAMTSGGTESILMACKAYRDLAYERGIKQPEMLVPVSAHAAFDKAAHYFGMKLIQIPLTKAMEVDVQAMRRAISRNTAMLVCSAPQFPHGIMDPIEEVAELAVKYKIPFHVDACLGGFLIAFMDKAGFPLKRPFDFRVKGVTSISADTHKYGYAPKGSSVVLYSDKEYRKYQFFIAPDWQGGIYASPSVAGSRPGGIIAACWATLLHIGESGYVEATKRIITTARFLESELRKIDSIFIFGKPEVSVLSIGSDTFDIYRLSNFLAAKGWNLNVLQFPPSIHLCITQLHTKPGVAEQFLKDVRDSIQDIMKDLNAKTTGMGAIYGMAQSVPDRSLVAEISQAYLDGLYSTDVPSSEKHMNGSPSHH